The sequence TCTCGGTCGGTGCGGGCAACACGCGCGCCTGCAATCTTTCGTCCTGATAATAGCGTGCCTTTTTTGCTCGCACAGGATGGGTGCCAGCAACCATGATGATCTCGTCATCGGGCGGAAGCTGCATTATCTCGCCCGGTGTGAGAAGCGCGCGCGCCGATTCCGAACGCGATACCATCAGATGACCCAGCCAGGGACTTAGGCGGTGGCCTGCATAGTTTTTCATCGCGCGCATTTCAGTGGCGGTGCCAAGCGCGTCAGATACCCGCTTGGCGGTGCGCTCGTCATTGGTCGCGAAGCTTACCCGGACATGGCAATTATCGAGGATCGAATTATTTTGACCATAAGCCTTTTCGATCTGATTGAGTGATTGAGCGATCAGAAACGCCTTAATTCCATAGCCCGCCATGAATGCGAGCGCGCTTTCAAAAAAGTCGAGACGGCCCAATGCGGGGAATTCATCGAGCATTAGAAGAAGCCGCTGCTGCTTTTGCGCCTGCAAATCCTCGGTCAGCCTGCGTCCGATCTGGTTAAGCACGAGCCGGATGAGCGGCTTAGTCCGGCTAATGTCCGAAGGCGGAACGACCAGATAGAGTGTGACGGGCTGCTTGCCGTCAACTAGGTCTGCAATGCGCCAGTCACAGCGCCGTGTCATCTCGGCAACCACAGGGTCACGGTATAGTCCAAGGAATGACATAGCAGTGGAAAGCACGCCTGAGCGTTCGTTGGCGGATTTGTTGAGCAGTTCGCGCGCGGCGGATGCAACCACGGGATGGACGCCGGTTTCTCCCAGATGCGGCGTTGTCATCATCGCATTGAGCGTCGTTTCAACCGGCTGTTTTGGATCGGAAAGGAAGGCTGCGACACCTGCGAGCGTTTTATCCTCTCCGGCATAAAGGATATGCAGGATCGCTCCGACGAGAAGCGCATGACTGGTTTTCTCCCAATGATTGCGTTTTTCGAGGCTACCTTCGGGATCAACCAAAACATCGGCGACATTTTGCACATCGCGCACCTCCCATTCGCCTTTGCGGATTTCAAGGAGCGGATTGAAGGCAGCCGATGCCGCATTGGTCGGATCAAACAGTAATACGCGGCCAAATCCGCTGCGAAAACCTGCGGTCAATTCCCAATTTTCACCTTTGATGTCGTGGACTATGCAGCTGCCTGGCCATGTTAGCAAGGTTGGCACGACAAGTCCTACGCCCTTGCCCGAACGGGTGGGCGCATAGCAAAGCACATGCTCGGGTCCAGCGTGACGGAGATATTGGTTGCCGAACTTCCCAAGCAAGACACCATTGTCACCTAGCAATCCGGCAGACCTCACTTCACGACTATTAGCCCAGCGCGCCGACCCGTAAGTTTGAGCATTTTTGATTTCGCGCGCGCGCATGACGGACATTGTAATAGCGACCACGATGGCAATCATCGCGCCCGAAACCGCAATGTATGCTCCGCGTTCGAAGATATGCGGTGCATAAGCATCAAAGGAGAACCACCACCAAAAGAAAGAAGGCGGTGAATAGATGGGCCAGTCGCCAATCATGAACCAAGGTGCCCCGAGTTCGGATTGATAACCAAGCGCGGATGCCGTCCATTGGGTAGCTGACCATATGCCGATCAAGATGATGACGAATACCGCCAGCACCTGACCCCATAATATCCGCGTCACCTGCATTTCTGGTCTCCGAAAACGGTGAGTTCAATGCGCAACCGGAGGGATTTCAAGCCAATTTGTGTTCGAAGTAGCTCTAGCGAAAGAATACAGGCTTTGGCGTAAGTGACCTATGAGGGCTTCGCTAAGCAT comes from Sphingorhabdus sp. YGSMI21 and encodes:
- a CDS encoding conjugal transfer protein TraG; amino-acid sequence: MQVTRILWGQVLAVFVIILIGIWSATQWTASALGYQSELGAPWFMIGDWPIYSPPSFFWWWFSFDAYAPHIFERGAYIAVSGAMIAIVVAITMSVMRAREIKNAQTYGSARWANSREVRSAGLLGDNGVLLGKFGNQYLRHAGPEHVLCYAPTRSGKGVGLVVPTLLTWPGSCIVHDIKGENWELTAGFRSGFGRVLLFDPTNAASAAFNPLLEIRKGEWEVRDVQNVADVLVDPEGSLEKRNHWEKTSHALLVGAILHILYAGEDKTLAGVAAFLSDPKQPVETTLNAMMTTPHLGETGVHPVVASAARELLNKSANERSGVLSTAMSFLGLYRDPVVAEMTRRCDWRIADLVDGKQPVTLYLVVPPSDISRTKPLIRLVLNQIGRRLTEDLQAQKQQRLLLMLDEFPALGRLDFFESALAFMAGYGIKAFLIAQSLNQIEKAYGQNNSILDNCHVRVSFATNDERTAKRVSDALGTATEMRAMKNYAGHRLSPWLGHLMVSRSESARALLTPGEIMQLPPDDEIIMVAGTHPVRAKKARYYQDERLQARVLPAPTEKSKNDQMQTDDWSKLCPIAAPIVDCTVENADTNKSRKKKAAKKSSKKKSADDGANGDLRLEPGMERYVDIAPSLPPAPVDEFDLDENNAKANAANIRQVTRQQMMNARQASLDLDDGIEL